CCAACCGGACAGGTCCTCTTGCGGGATCGGAGTCCGGCACGCGCCGAGGGTAGGGCCGGGGCCAGTTCCCGGCGCGGGGCCGCCGGGTCACCCCTCCGACAGCCGTGCGGCCAGGCGGCGCGCGAGGCGGTTGGCGTCACGGCCGACACCGCGCAGGGCGTTGGAGGACAGGCTCCGCTGCCACTCCAGCCCGACGAAGCCCAGGCGGGGGTGGCCGGGCGGGGTGCCGTCGCGGTGGCGTGGGCACCCGCGTTCGTCCAGGACCCCCAGGCCGTCGAGGTACGGCAGGTCGGGGCGGTAGCCGGTGGCCAGCACGATCGTGTCGACGTCCTCGCGTGTTCCGTCCGGCCATGTGACGGTGCGGCCGTCGGCGCGGTCGAACATCGCCCGCCGGTCCGGTGCGCCCGAGGCGAGCGCGACGCGGTAGCGGCCGTCGTCGATGACCGGCTGCGGCGGAGGCGTGCGCAGGAAGCGGCCGAGCGGCGCGTTGTCGAGGCCGGTCAGGGTCAGCCAGAAGTGCAGGTCACGACCGAACGGCCGCTGCGGGGCGAACCGTACGGGGCGTCGGCTGGCGAGCGTCACCCGGCCGCCCCGGGCCAGCTCGACGGCGATCTGCACCGCCGAGTTGCCGGAGCCGACCACCAGGACCCGCTGCCCCGCGAAGGGTGCGGGCTCCCGGTACTCGGCGGCGTGGAGCACCGTACCCGTGAAGCCCGGCAGGTCCGGCCGGTGCGGTCGGCCGAACGTCCCGGACGCCGCGACCACCGCCCGCGCCGCCAGCCGCTCACCCCCGGCGGTGTGGAGGACGTAGCCGCCCGCCTCCTCGCGTACGCCGGTGACGCGGCGCCCGGTCCGTATCTCGGCGTCGAGGCGCGCGGCGTACGCGGTGAGGTACTCCACGATCTCGTCCCGGTGCGGATACCGGTGCGGATCGCCGCCGAACGGCATGCCGGGGAGCGCGCAGTACCGGGCGGGCGAGAAGACGGTGAGGCTGTCGTAGTAGCGCGGCCACGACCCGGCGGCCCGCTCCGACGCCTCCAGCACGACCGGCCGCAGGCCCTCCCGTATCAGCGCGTACGCGGTCGCCAGACCGGCCTGGCCACCCCCGACCACCGCGACGTCCACGTGTTTCACGTGAAACCCCCACTTCGACGCATGTCTATGTTGACGCACATCGAATCAGGGTCCATGTCGGCAGCGCAAGGCGACTGACGTCGCCATCTCGGGGCCCGCCACGAGCGCCGCCGCAACCCGGCAGGGCACGCCCCCGAATACCCCCGGGCCGGACAGGCCGCTGCACCCCCATGCCCGCGCTCTCGATCGCGGGCGCCGCCCACCGTCAGTGGCCTCGCCTGGCCTCGGGGCCATGAGCATGATCGGGGAGTACCTGCGCGTCACGCCTGGCGACCTCGACCGGGCGGTCCGGGATCCGGGCTGGGCACTGGACTTCGCCGATGAGGTCCAGGACGCGGAGGACGAGCCGGGGCCCTCGCCCGCCGCGGCCCGCCACTTCAGCACGTACAAGACCTGGGCCCTGCTCGGCTTCCTGCCGGCGCGCGCCGGCTTCCCGGTGAACGTCGTCCATGGCGGGGAACCGCTCGCCGGGGACCAGGACTGGGGTTACGGGCCGCCGAGGTGCCTGCGGGCGGAGCGGGTCCGGCTCGCCGCGCGGACGCTCCGCGCGACCGGGTACGACCGGCTCGTCAGCGGAGTCGACCCCGCGGACCTGACCAAGGCCGAGGTGTACCCCCTCATATGGGACGAGCCCGGCGCGCTCGAATGGGGCCGCCCCTGGTACGAGGATCTGACCCGCTTCTTCGAAGCCGCCGCCGAGGCGGGCGACGCCATGCTCGTCTGGCTCGACTGAGACGCGGTCCGGCGGCATCACCGGTCCGGGCCCTGCGACTGCCGAGGGTCCGCCCCGGCATAGGGCGCATGCCCGCGCCGAGCCGAAGCGGCGCCCACCGGGCCCGGAGGGCTCAGCCGAGGTCGAACTCGTTCGGGGGCAGGCCGAGGGTGTGGCAGGCGTCCCGTACGACCGCCTGCTCGGTCTGGTCGAAGTCGCCGTCGGCGCCGCCGATGACGATGCCGATCTGGATGACCGCCCGGGCCTCCGCGGGCTTCTTCCGCGCCTTGGCGACCTCCTGCATGACGCTGATCCTGCCGAGCGCGAAGTCGGCGGTCAGCTTTCCGAGGTTCTCCTCGAAGCGGCGGTGCAGGTCGTCGGCGGGGAAGTTGCGCAGTACGTCGTTGGTGGCGATGAGCTGGGCGACCCGCTGCCGTTCCGACGGGTCGATCGTGCCGTCGGCGGCGGCGACCAGTGCGCACATCGCCATGGCGGCGTCGCGGAACGCGCCGCTGGTCAGTTCGTTCTTCTTCGCCGTCAGCTGGGTCTGCATCATCGACGCGGACTCCTTGAGGCGGTCCCAGAGGGCCATGCGGGCTCCTTCGCAGCCGGGCCGGCCGGGCTCCCTCGCAGCCGGCCGGGCCGGTCCGGGCCGGAGGCAGCCCGGCCCGGACCGTTGTTTCTACAATAATGTAGAAGCTAGCAGGCTCAGCCCTCGTCGTCCTCGTCGCCCTCGAAGAAGTCGCCGACCTCGTCCACGACTTCCGCCGCGACCAGCCCGCCCGCCACGCCCACCGCGAGCCCGGCCGCTCCGGCGGCGACGGCTGTGCCCATGCCGGGCCCCGAGCGGTGGCCGTGGCCCTCGTGCCCGTACGGGGCGTGCGCACCCTGCCCGTTCGCGTCGTGCGACCCGTGCCCGTACGCGCCCGGGGTGCCGTGCGCAGGGCGGTTCTCCACGAGGTGGCGCACCCATGACTCCACCTCGCGGGTCCAGTCGGTGCGGGCGACGTCCTGGTGGCCGACCGTGAACCGGGCCAGGGCGTCATGACCGCCGGAGAACGGTCCGCCGCGCTTGTCGGCCTCCAGGACGACCTCCATGCCGTCGGGCCCGGCCAGGAAGGTGAGTTCGAGCTCGTTGATCCGCTGCGCGTACTCCAGCGACGGGCTCAGTTCGATCTCCTGGTAGAACGGCAGCCGCTGGCCCGTCCCGCCGATGCGGCCGTACTCCAGGTCCGCCGACCTGAAGCCGAAGCCCAGCTGCCCGAACGCCTCCAGGACCGCCTCCTGCGCGGGCAGCGGGCCCACCGTGAGCGGGTCCAGGTCGCCCTTGTCCTTCGCGCCGGCCACGCCCAGCTCGGTACGGACCCCGAGGACGATGCCGAGCGGCTGCCCGTACAGCTCGCTGACCGGCGTCTCCCACGGCAGCGTCACATCGAACGGCACGCTCCGCCGCTCGCCCTCCGCCAGCCGGAAGCCGCCCGCCACGGTGAACCGTTCGAAGGCGACGACGCCCTCGCTCTCGCCGTCGCCGTGCTCCGCCTCGACGCGCGCGACGAGTTCCAGGGTGATGTGCTCGATGTCGAAGTCGGCGTTGCCGCCCTTGAGATGGACCTCGCCGGTCAGGGAGCCGCCGGGCCGGACCGCGCCGGGCGTCAGGACCGTGTCCACCGAGGGGCCGCCGATGCCCATCGAACCGAGCAGTCGCTTGAACACCATCGTGGCGTTCACTCCTTCGTGAATCCGTGTTGCCGTACGGGGAGAAGGCCGCCGCCGTCCACGGGGGCGGGACGGCGGCGGCCCCTCGGAACTACTTCGACGCCGCGTCCAGAGCGGCCAGCGCCTGGGCCCAGCGGACGTACTTCAGGTCGGCGAGGTCGGCCACCGTCCTCACCCCGAACGCCTCCCGGAGCAGCTCGCCGTCCCGCTCGGAGACCCCCTTCAGCGCGCCCACCGGGGCGGCGAGGATCTCCGGCAGGCTCTTGTCGGCCCACGCCTTGTCCAGCACCTTGTCCAGCTCTATCGAAGCCACGAAGGCCCTCCCACGGGTATGTCGGATCGGCTGCGGCACGGCGGCGCCGCGGGACGGCCCGATCGACCAACCGGGCCGCCCCGTCGCGTTTCTGACGCGCCGTGACACGCTAATGTTCTACACGCATGTAGAAGCATAGGGGGAGTCGGGGGCTCGCGAGGGCAACCAGGAGGTGAACGAAAGGGATACGAAGGCACGGCCCCGCCCCGCCGTCGGCCACGCCGGGACGCCACACGTGAACGGACAGGCGGGGCGGCACCCGCATGCGCAATGCCGGGCCGGCCGTACCTCCGGCACGCCGCCCGTACGGCACCTCGGCGGGCACGCCCGTACGGCACCTCCGACGTGGCGCCCGGACCGCGCACCGACCTGCGGCCATAGCGGCCACGCACCCGCCCAGCGCAGCCAGCGCACCCAGCGCCGTCATCGCCGCCATCGCCACCAGCGGCCCTCCAGCGCGCCCAAAGCCCCCCCACGCCCCACCCCCCGCCGCTCAACCCCTCACGCCCAGGGCGGTTCAGTACGATGTACCGCCTCGTGCGACCGGCGGGGCCGAGAGGTGGGAGGCGACGGGCATGACCGTGCGGAACCAGGGCGGCACCGGCGAGCCGCCCCGCCGCCGAGGCCAGGGCGAGCTGGAGACGCAGGTGCTCGCCGTCCTGTGCGGCGCCCCGGGCCCGGTCACCGCCGCGTACGTCCAGGAACGCCTCGGGGACGACCTCGCGTACACGACCGTCGTGACCATCCTGACCCGGCTGCACGCCAAGGGCGCCGTATCCCGCGAGCGGGCGGGCCGGTCCTTCCAGTGGACGGCCGTCGCGGACGAGGCCGGCCTGGCCGCGCTGCGGATGCGCCGCGTCCTGGACGCGGAGTCCGACCGCGAGGCGGTGCTCGCCAGCTTCGTGACCGCCCTGACGCCGGGCGACGAGCGGCTCCTGCGCGACCTGCTGGCCCAGACGGCGGACGAGGACGAAAGCTGAGGGCCGCATGGGTGTCTTCGTCTTCCTGCCGCTCGTCCTGCCCTTAACGGCCTGGCCGATGGCCCGCCTCGCCGAACAGCACCTCCACCCCCGCACGGCCACCTGGCTCCTGACGGTCGTCGCGGCCGTTCTCGCCGTGTGCAGCACCCTGTGCCTGGCGCTGCTGATGGTGGTCGGTACGGCCCAGCTGCCCGGCAACCCGCTGCCGGACGCGTGGTCGGACCCGGAGGTGCGCAAGGCGCTCCCGTACGACGAGGTCGCGGGCCGCGCGGCCATCCCCGCCCTGGCCGCGGTGGTCGTGGCCTGCGGCAGGACGGCCTGGCGCCACCACCGGGTGCGCAGGCGCGCGGCGAAGGCCCTGGCGGAGCTGCCGGACCGGCCGGTCGCCGTCCTGCCCGACGACACCCCGTACGCGTACGCGCTGCCCGGCCGACGGGACCGGGTCGTCGTCACCACGGGGCTGCTGGCCGCGCTGAACGGTGCCGAGCGCCGCGCCCTGTTCGCCCACGAGCGGGCCCATCTGGCGGGCCGCCACCACCGGTTCCTGCTGGCCGCCCGGCTCGCCGCCCGAGCGAACCCGTTCCTGCGGCCGCTGTGGACGGCGGTGGCGTACACGACCGAGCGGTGGGCCGACGAGGACGCGGCCACCCGGGTGGGCAGCCGCAGGCTCGTGGCGCGGGCGGTCGGCAAGGCGGCGCTCGTGTCGCGCGGTGCGCCCTCCGCCACCCTCGCGGGCTTCGCGGTGGCGGGGCCGGTACCGCGCCGGGTGGCGGCGCTGCTGGGCCCGGCGCCCTCGACGCGGCTGTGGCCGCCGGTGTTCACGGCGGTCGGCCTGGCCGCGTGGGGAGCCGCCGCGGGCGCCACGGCGTCGGCGTTGTCGTCCGCCAACGCGGCGGTGAGCCTCTTCCTCGTCCTGAAGGCGGCGACGCCGCTCTAGCCGTACGGGCCGGGGCGCAGCCGTGGCGGACCACGCCCGGCCGCTCAGAGCTCCCGCGCCCGCCGCGGCAAGGTGAGGATCTCGGCCCCGTCGTCCGTGATGGCGATCGTGTGCTCGCTGTGTGCCGTCCGGCAGCCCGTCGCGCTGCGCAGCGTCCACCCGTCGGCATCGGTGACGAGCTGCGCGGTGTCCGCCATGACCCACGGCTCAAGCGCCAGCAGCAGCCCGGGGCGCAGGGTGTATCCGCGCCCGGGCCGGCCGGCGTTCGGGACGTGCGGGTCCTGGTGCATCGTCGATCCGATGCCGTGCCCTCCGAAGTCGGTGTTGATCGCGTACCCCGCCTCGCCGAGGACCGTGCCGATAGCGTGGGAGATGTCGCCGACGCGGGCCCCGGGCCGGGCTGCGGCGATCCCCGCGGCCAGCGCGCGCTCGGTCGTCTCGATCAGCGCGACGCTCTCCGCGTCCCGCGCGTCGCCCACCAGGAAGCTGATCGCGGCGTCAGCGGCGACCCCGTCCTTGGAGACGGCGAGGTCGAGGGTCAGCAGATCGCCGTCGGCGAGCGTGTAGTCGTACGGACGCCCGTGGAGTACGGCGTCGTTGACTCCCGTGCAGATGTAGTGGCCGAACGGGCCGCGGCCGAAGGACGGCGCGTAGTCCACGTAGCAGGACACGGCGCCCGCCTCGACGATCAGGGCCTTGGCCCACCGGTCGATGTCCAGCAGGTTCGTGCCGGCCGCGCAGCGGCTCCTGAGCGTGTCCAGGATGTCGGCGACCAGGGCGCCCGTCTCTCGCGCCCGGGCCAGCAGGGTGGGGTTCAGGATCTCGATCATGCGGCGCCTTCTCTCCTGCCAATAACTATACCGGCCATACTTTACCGGTACTAGAATCCGCCCCATGGTCAGGTTGCCGCTCACGCCCGCAGAGGTCGAACGAGGACAGCGCCTCGGCGCCCTCCTGCGCCGGGCCAGGGGAGAGCGCTCGATGCTCGATGTCGCGCTCGCCGCCCACGTCTCACCGGAAACCCTCCGGAAGATCGAGACGGGTCGCGTCGCCACCCCCGCGTTCCCGACCATCGCGGCGATCGCCGACGTCCTCGGCCTCTCCCTCGACGCGCTGTGGGCCGAGATCAGCGGTCCGCGCCCGGACGAGGGCGTCGGCCCGGCGGGCCCCGCGCGCCAGGAACCGGAGCGGCTGGCCTCGTAAGACGTACGCCGCCGGGGCCGCCCCGAGCGGGGCTGCCGGGGGCCGACAACTTCCGGGACGGCAGGGTGCCGTGCATGTCTGCACGTCTGCAGGCCCGCACGTCGGGGTGGAGCGCCGCACCGGGAAGGAGGCCAGGCCGGATGGCCGAGTCCGTGGGCGAAATGATCACGGACCTCGTACCGCTGCTCATGCGGCCGCTGATGGCGCTGGCGGGCCGTGCCTACTGGCGAAGGCCCGGCGACGCACCCGCCGTGGCGACGGGCGGGCCGGTCTGGCTGATGCGCTGCTGGGCCGTCGGGTTCGGGGTCCTCGGGCTCACGGTGGCGGCGCTCGGCGGGTACGGCCCGCTCGGCCGCGAGGAGCCCGTCGCGATCGGACTGGTGCGCCTGTCGGCGGTGGCGGTCGTGATGTCCTCGAGGGCGGCGGCGGCCGTTTTCCGGCTGCGCGCGCGTCGTGCGGCACCGCGCCCGCCGCGACCGGGGGACGGGTGAACACCCGGCAGGGCGGCCTCGACGACGCGCGAGCGGCGACCACCGCCGTACCAGGGCGCCGTGGACCGGCGTACGGTGCGGATGTGAAGGGAACGCGCCGCTGGACCGAGGCCACGTCGATGACGGCGTGGTGGGCCCTGCTGACGGTCGTCCTGTGGGTGCCGGCCACGCTGCTCGGCCACGGAACGACCTTGTGGGGCTGCGCGGCGTCGGCGGCCGTGTTCGTCGCCCTGGGGGAGGCCGGCGACTGGCTGCGCCGCCGCCGTCGAGCCCGCCGCGTACGGCGCTGAGAGCGCCGTACGCCCAGGAGCACTCCGGCCGCTGATCTGCCCACACCCGTCGCTTTCACTCGACTCCATTGCAATGAAGGCGACCTCCTCGTTGCATTAGACCTCAGTGTCGTTGCAACAAAAAGATCCCTCTGGCCTTGCTAAACAAGCTTTGCTTGCAACAAGGACGTTGCCTACACCGTCAAGGCAACGTAGCGTTTCCAATGTCAGAAACGAAACGCGCACCGGGAGAGCACGATGCAGAAGTTCGACACGCCCAGCCCGATCTCCGCCGTCCTGGCCGTCCCCGCCGGACGCGTCCAGCTCATCGCCGCCGACCGTGCCGACACCACCGTCGAGGTCCGGCCCGCCAACCCCGCCAAGAAGCGCGACGTACAGGCGGCCGAGCAGACCACCGTCACCTACGCCGACGGCGTCCTGCGGATCGACGCCCCCGAGCCCCGGAACCAGCTCGTCGGCCCCACCGGCTCCCTGGAGGTCACCGTCCGGATGCCCGCCGGCTCCCACGTCGAGGCCAGGGCCGCGGCCACCGAGCTGCGGGGCGTCGGCCGCCTCGGGGACGTCGCGTTCGACGGCGCGTACCGGCAGATCAAGCTGGACGAGGCGGCGAGCGTCCGCCTCACGGCGATCGACGGGGACGTCGAGGTCGGCCACCTGGGCGGCCCCGCGGAGATCAGCACCGCGCGGGGCGACATCCGCATCGCGGAGGCGGTACGCGGCACGGTCCAGCTCCGCACCCAGTCCGGCGACATCACGGTCGGCGCCGCCGCGGGCGTCTCGGCGGCCCTGGACGCGGGCACCGGGTACGGCCGCGTCAGCAACGCCCTCAGGAACGACGGCACCGTCGGACTCGACATCCGCGCCACCACCTCCCAGGGCGACATCACGGCCCGCAGCCTCTGAAGCAGCGGCACACGCGCGACCAGGACAACAACCCGTACGGGACGAGAAGCCCGAAGCAACAGCGACCAGGGGGAACACATGACGAAGAACAGCACGCCCTCGACCGACCCGTCCTCGGACATCCCGGCGTGGACCGGCATGGTGCCGGTGGACGACACGGCCCTGGCGGTCACCGACACCGGCGGCCCCGGCATCCCCGTCGTCTACCTCAACGGCCAGTTCGCCACCCAGGGGTACTGGCGGCGCACCATCGCCGACCTCGGCCCGGAATGGCGGCACATCACGTACGACGAGCGGGCGCGCGGCAAGTCGAAGCGCTCGGCGGACTACTCCTTCGAGGCCGCCGTCCGGGACGTCGGCACGGTGCTCGCGGCCAGGGGCGTGGAGCGGGCGTTGCTGGTGGGCTGGTCGTACGGCGCGTACGTCGCCGCGCACTGGGCCCACCGGAACCCGGACCGCACCCTCGGCGCGGTGCTGGTGGACGGCGCGTTCCCGTACGACTGGATGGACGAGGCGATGGAGCAGCGGATACGGAAGCTGTTCCGGCGCCTGGGCTGGATCATGCCGCTGCTGCGCCCGACGGGCCTGACCCCGCGCATGACCGCGGAGCAGCAGGCGAACAGCAACATCGAGCTGGGCAGGCTCGGCGGCGCGCGGGAGCTGACCCCCGTACTGGAGGGCCTCACCGTCCCGACGCGGTACGTGGTCGCCTCGGGTACGTCCTTCGGAAGCCGCGGCGACGAGCAGGAACGGATCCGCGCCGGCCTGGACCCGGTGACCGCCCGCAACCCGAACGTCAAGGTGAGCGCGAAGGTCGCGAGCAACCACGGCGCGATCCTGCGCAAGGACTACCGGGCCATAGCCAAGGCCGTACGCGAGACCGCCACCCTCGGCCGAACAGCCCGCTAGCCCGGACCCCCACCCCACCGCCGGGAGCCGGTCAACACCCCCCGCTCCCGGCCCCACCGCACCCCGCCCGCGACCCCCCGCGCTCTGCGCACGCACCAGGCGCAGGCGCGCGCTGATGCCTGATCAGCCCGAGAGGCGAACCTTGCCCGCGAGCAGGGCATGCAACGACCTGCCTGTCACCGGCACGGAGGCATCGCCGTGCCTGACAGGTATGGCGAACACGCTCGACTCGGAGGCGGGGAAGCGGCCGTCGTCCTGCCGGCCTTCCTGCGACCGACCTCCGGCGGCACCTCGGCTGGTACGCGGAGAAGGGGCCGGACGTGCTGCTGTTCGTGGGGAGAAGGGCAAACCGTTCCGGCGGTCGACCTCCGGGCGCAAGTGGCGCCGCGGCCCCCCGCAGGACTTCCGGCTCTACGACCTTCGTCACACCCGCCACACCCTCGCGCCCCGCTCGGGCGCCACGTTCAAGGACACGACGGTCCGCGCGGCCCAGTCCACCGAGAAAGCCGCGCTGATCTACCAGCACTCCGACCACGAGCGGCAGAGGGAGGTCGCCGCCGGGCTCGACCGGCTCGTGCAGAGCGAGCGCGAGAAGGCATCGGGCACGCAACGGGCACGGGAGACCTGAGCTGCTCCAGACAACAGATAAGGCCCTGGTCGCTGAACCAGGGCCTTCGTCGTGGAGCGGGTGACGGGAATCGAACCCGCGCTCTGAGCTTGGGAAGCTCATGTTCTACCATTAAACTACACCCGCGCGGCGGCCGGAGATCCGGGCCGCATCGTCGCTCACTGTACCTCATCCGCAGCCCTCCGGTGAATCGCGCCGTGGGGTTTCCGTGTGTCGGGTGGGGTGATCCCGGCGACGGCGGTGGGGAGTTGGGGCGTAGGGTGAGGGACGGAGTGCCGCCTGGAGTGGTGTCCTGTTGATCCCCTAATGTGGCTGTCTCGTCCACCGCTTGTTGGGGAAAGGGCTTGATGGACTCCATGGAGCGAACCGTCGTCCGGTGTGCCGAAGGGCATGTGTTCAGTACCGCGACGTTCCCGATGCAGAACCTCGGTGCCGGGCGGATCGGGCCCGGGCGGCTCCTTCGCTGTCCCCGGTGCGCGCGGCTGCGGAGCGCCGTGCCCGTGAGCGCGGGAGCGGGCGGCCGCGGATAGCGGAAGGCCGTACGTCCGGCTCGTCGTCGCTGGTGGGAGAGCGCGCGGCGCCTGTCCGATTGGGGCGGGCCCGCGCGCTCTGCGTATCCTCGGGACGTGCTTCTCTCAGACAAGGACATCCGGGCCGAGATCGAATCCGGACGGGTGCGGATCGACCCGTACGACGAATCCATGGTGCAGCCCTCGAGCATCGACGTGCGGCTCGACCGCTACTTCCGGGTGTTCGAGAATCACCGCTACCCCCACATCGACCCGGCCGTCGAGCAGGCCGATCTGACCCGGCTGGTGGAGCCGGAGGGGGACGAGGCGTTCATCCTCCACCCGGGCGAGTTCGTGCTCGCCTCCACGTACGAGGTCATCTCCCTGCCCGAGGACATCGCCTCCCGGCTGGAGGGCAAGAGCTCCCTCGGGCGGCTCGGTCTCGTCACGCATTCGACCGCGGGTTTCATCGACCCCGGGTTCTCCGGACATGTGACCCTGGAATTGTCGAACCTCGCGACCCTGCCGATCAAGCTGTGGCCGGGAATGAAGATCGGCCAGCTGTGCCTGTTCCGCCTCAGCTCGCCGGCCGAGTTCCCGTACGGCAGCGAGCGGTACGGGTCCCGGTACCAGGGGCAGCGCGGGCCCACGGCCTCGCGGTCCTTCCAGAACTTCCATCGGACGCAGGTGTGAGCATGAGTGGTGTACGGGAGAACCTCACGTACGAAGGGTTCGGCCGCGCGGTGCGCGAGCTCGCCCAGACCATCGCGGACGACGGGTACGAGCCCGACGTCGTGCTGTCCATCGCCCGCGGCGGCGTGTTCGTCGCCGGTGGTCTCGCGTACGCGCTGGACTGCAAGAACATCCACCTCGTGAACGTGGAGTTCTACACGGGCGTCGGCACCACGCTGGAGATGCCGGTCATGCTCGCGCCCGTCCCGAACGCGATCGACTTCAGCAACAAGAAGGTCCTCATCGCCGACGACGTCGCCGACACGGGCAAGACGCTGAAGCTCGTCCACGACTTCTGCCTCGACCACGTCGCCGAGGTCCGCTCCGCGGTCATCTACGAGAAGTCCCAGTCGCTCGTGAAGTGCGAGTACGTGTGGAAGCGCACCGACGACTGGATCAACTTCCCCTGGAGCGTCGAGAAGCCCGTCGTCAGGCGTACCGGGCAGGTTCTCGACGCCTGAGTGGCGTGCGTGTACGTGTAAGGGCCCGCGACCGGTGGCGGTCGCGGGCCCTCACACGTACCCCTCCGGGCCCCTACAGGGTGCCCAGCTTGATCAGGGACAGCAGCGCCACCAGCTGGATCGCCGACGCGCCCAGGGCCTTCGGCCACGGCAGGTCGTGCGACTTGCTGACCATCGACGTGAACAGCGCGCCCGCCGCCACCCACGACAGCCAGCCGATCACCTGCACCAGCGGGTTCTCTCCGCCCAGGAACATCGCGAACAGCAGGCGCGGGGCGTCCGTCATCGACATGATCAGCATGGACAGGCCCACCGTCGGCTGCCACGCCCCGTTGCCGCCGAGCTGGCGCGCCAGGGTGTGGGTCACCGCGCCCAGGATCAGACCGCCGACGACGAACATCAGGGCGGTGATCAGGACGGCGGGGACCGCGGTCGCGAGGGTGGAGTTGATCGTCTCCTCGCGGGCCTTGTCGAAGCCGAACAGCGCCATCAGGCCGTAGACGAAGGTGACCACCAGCGCCGGCACCCACACGGCGTGGTCGCGCATCTGCCAGAACGTCGGGCCCGGGCGCATCACGATGCCCGTCAGGAGCTGCTGCCACGGCAGGCGCGGGCCCGACGGGGCGGCGTCGCCCGCCTGGTACGTGTCCGGCGGGCCGTACGGGTCCTCGTTGACGCTGAACACCTGGGTGTGGCCCGGGTTGTTCGCGGCGTGCGCGTGGGGCGCGTACGGCTGCTGGGGGTGGTGCGGGTGCTGGGGGTGGTGCCCGCCCTGGTGCTGCGGGTGGTGCCCGCCCTGCTGCTGGTACGGGTCGCCGAAGTACTCCGGCTCGCCGTGCGTGCGGCCGTCGCGCG
This genomic window from Streptomyces thermolilacinus SPC6 contains:
- a CDS encoding phosphoribosyltransferase, with the translated sequence MSGVRENLTYEGFGRAVRELAQTIADDGYEPDVVLSIARGGVFVAGGLAYALDCKNIHLVNVEFYTGVGTTLEMPVMLAPVPNAIDFSNKKVLIADDVADTGKTLKLVHDFCLDHVAEVRSAVIYEKSQSLVKCEYVWKRTDDWINFPWSVEKPVVRRTGQVLDA
- a CDS encoding Yip1 family protein, yielding MAGFRIGRGRDNRTPHQQGQQAPHTRQGPYGNGNPPAPPSYASPQQQWPRDGRTHGEPEYFGDPYQQQGGHHPQHQGGHHPQHPHHPQQPYAPHAHAANNPGHTQVFSVNEDPYGPPDTYQAGDAAPSGPRLPWQQLLTGIVMRPGPTFWQMRDHAVWVPALVVTFVYGLMALFGFDKAREETINSTLATAVPAVLITALMFVVGGLILGAVTHTLARQLGGNGAWQPTVGLSMLIMSMTDAPRLLFAMFLGGENPLVQVIGWLSWVAAGALFTSMVSKSHDLPWPKALGASAIQLVALLSLIKLGTL